A window of Nocardioidaceae bacterium genomic DNA:
TTCCCGCCTGGCCCGCGGCGGCTTCGTGCGCAGGCCCGCCGGAGCCCGCTCGCGCCGAGAAGGCATTCGTGGGTCGCGTCGTCGAGACCGACGGTCCGTACGCCCGCTTCCGGGTGCTCGGTCAGGCGTCGACGGGGCCGGCATTGGCGCCGGAGGTGTGGGTGCTGACGGGGACCCCGACGGCGGGCTGGCCGTCGAGCCTGCTCGGCGGCGATGTCTCCAGCTCCGTCGACCTGAGCGTGGTGCCAGGCGCCAGATATGCGATCGGGGCGTACGGCTCGCGCACCCACCTGGCGACAGGCACGTGCTCGAGTTTCCGTCTCGATGATGACGAGAAACCGCCTCCCGCGCTGCTGACACGCCAACCCGTCTCGTCAGGCTTGGTGGGTCAGGGACCCCCGGTCGATCAGTGGGTCTACACCGCACCGGTGGTGGCACTGCTGGTGCTTCTCGGGTGGGCGGTCGTGAGGACGGCTCGCCGACGGCAGTGAGAACGGCCGCGTCGGGGCAGCGTCAGATCGGTGGCGCGGGTGGCCCGAGGTCGTCGATATCTCCGTCGGGTCCACGGCGGTAGGTGTGTCCGGTGGGTGAGCGCCACTCGTACGTCGCGGACGTGGGTGGTCCGGTGCGTCGGTAGGTCCAGCCGCTGTGGGTCTTGAGGCGGTGGTGGAAGCGGCAGAGCGCGGCGAGGTTGTCGGTGCACGTCTGAGGCATGTCGTGCGGGTCGGGGTCCTGGCCGCCGGGGTCCGGTGGTCGCCACCTGTCGATGTGGTCGAGGTCGGCTGCGCGGGCGGGGCGGTGGCAGTGCGGGAACACACACGTGCGGTCGCGCAGGATCACCTGTTCGCGGAGCCGGGGCCCGGGGGTGTACCCGTTGCTCGTGCGTTCTTCGGTGAGGTCGAGGACGGGCCGGATGGTCAGGCGGGTCTGTCCGGCGGTGGGGCCGGTGTCGGTCAGGGCGGCGTGGGCCCAGGCCCGGACGGTGGCTTCGTCGACCAGGCGTACGGGGCCGGACTCGATGGTCGCCAACCCGGCTGCGTGCATGAGCCCATCGGTGCTGCGGGTGAGGGCGGCGGCGGAGAGGTGGACGTGGAGCACGAGCTCGCGGGTTGCGCGGGTGCGGTGCTCGCGGTCGATGATCCGCTCGGCACCGTCGGTCGACCTCTCCGCGGTATCGGCGTCGCTGGTGTCGTAGGGGAGGACGAGTTCGCCGCGGGCGAGGACCCCCAGGGCCTAGGCGCGGAGGCACCCGTCGCTCGTGTGAGCGGGTGCGGTGGCTGCGAGGCGGGTGGCGATGAGGTCCAGGGAGGTGTCGAGGTCGGCGGCGTCGAGGGCATCGATGCGCCCGTCGACCCACGCCAGCCCGGCGAGGTCTTCGGCGGTGGGTGACCCGGACCGGTTCTGCAC
This region includes:
- a CDS encoding HNH endonuclease, yielding MTIRPVLDLTEERTSNGYTPGPRLREQVILRDRTCVFPHCHRPARAADLDHIDRWRPPDPGGQDPDPHDMPQTCTDNLAALCRFHHRLKTHSGWTYRRTGPPTSATYEWRSPTGHTYRRGPDGDIDDLGPPAPPI